In a single window of the Nicotiana tomentosiformis chromosome 8, ASM39032v3, whole genome shotgun sequence genome:
- the LOC138897130 gene encoding uncharacterized protein, which yields MPKTRADCNTKDLKKWEKNVKAKKWLVCGLSLDKYSRIQGCSTAKQIWDTLQVAHEGTTQVKRTKRTLLYFQYENFAMKDGEIIQEMYTRFTTLTNELKSLKRIIPEEERVENILTRVLPITWESKITAIRKQRILPLSL from the coding sequence AtgccaaagacaagagctgaTTGCAATACTAAGGATCTGAAGAAGTGGGAAAAAAATGtcaaagccaagaaatggcttgtttgtggacttagtCTAGATAAGTATAGTAGAATCCAAGGTTGTTCCACGGCTAAGCAAATTTGGGACACActgcaagtggcccatgaaggaacaacTCAGGTGAAAAGAACTAAAAGAACTCTATTGTACTTTCAGTatgagaactttgctatgaaggaTGGAGAAATCATTCaggagatgtacacaaggttcactacattgacaaatgaactaaaatctCTTAAAAGGATTATCCCTGAAGAAGAAAGAGTTGAGAATATACTCACTAGGGTCTTGCCAATTACTTGGGAGAGCAAGATCACTGCCATCCGGAAGcaaagaatattgccactctCCCTCTAG
- the LOC104089024 gene encoding uncharacterized protein: MCSSKSKQQRGIVDISPQTISHINGRPVFQPYSNRDPLLERHNFLKNSPSKTSPTATTHTYVKIKNNNSIVKVKISATTPPISPKIKRVGDSNILNINTEKIVTPKSNAKSTKYVKNSSSFKILEVPGSIAAARREQVAMMQVQRKMKTAHYGRTNSAKYENRVSPLDSSNSSSPREGKRCSFITPNSDPVYIAYHDEEWGVPVFDDNLLFELLVLTVAQVGSDWTSVLKKRQDFRDAFSGFDPEIVAKYNEKKINSTSADYGIELSQVRGVVDNSKRILEIKKQFGSFDKYLWGFVNNKPIATQYKACNKIPVKTSKSETMSKDMVKRGFRYVGPSVIYSFMQAAGLTNDHLITCPRHLQCAALATQPLIVQ; the protein is encoded by the exons ATGTGTTCTTCCAAATCTAAACAACAAAGAGGGATTGTTGATATTTCACCTCAAACAATCTCTCATATCAATGGACGCCCTGTTTTTCAACCATATAGCAATAGAGATCCTCTCTTGGAACGCCACAATTTCCTTAAAAACTCACCTTCCAAAACTTCTCCTACTGCAACAACTCATACTTATGTCAAGATAAAAAATAACAATAGTATTGTCAAAGTCAAAATTTCAGCAACAACTCCTCCTATTTCACCTAAAATCAAGAGAGTGGGTGATTCTAACATCTTGAATATAAATACTGAGAAAATTGTGACACCAAAAAGCAATGCTAAATCCACTAAATATGTGAAGAATTCTTCTTCCTTTAAGATTCTTGAGGTTCCGGGAAGCATAGCAGCAGCAAGAAGGGAGCAAGTAGCAATGATGCAAGTGCAAAGAAAGATGAAAACTGCACATTATGGTAGAACAAATTCTGCTAAATATGAAAATAGAGTCAGTCCTCTTGACTCTTCCAATAGTTCAAGTCCTCGAGAGGGCAAAAGATGCAGCTTTATCACACCTAATTCTG ACCCTGTCTATATTGCATACCATGATGAGGAATGGGGAGTTCCTGTCTTTGATGATAA TCTGCTATTTGAATTGTTGGTATTAACTGTTGCTCAAGTTGGATCAGACTGGACTTCAGTGCTAAAGAAAAGGCAAGATTTCAG GGATGCCTTTTCAGGATTTGATCCAGAAATTGTTGCAAAATACAACGAAAAGAAGATAAATTCAACAAGTGCTGATTATGGCATAGAGCTAAGCCAAGTCCGAGGGGTTGTCGACAACTCTAAAAGAATTCTAGAG ATCAAGAAACAATTTGGATCGTTCGACAAGTATCTGTGGGGATTCGTGAACAACAAGCCCATCGCGACACAATACAAGGCATGTAACAAAATCCCAGTAAAGACCTCAAAATCAGAAACAATGAGCAAAGATATGGTGAAAAGAGGGTTCAGATATGTTGGCCCCTCTGTTATATATTCCTTTATGCAGGCAGCTGGTCTTACTAACGACCACCTTATTACCTGCCCACGACATCTCCAATGTGCTGCCCTCGCAACTCAACCACTTATTGTTCAATGA